Proteins from a single region of bacterium HR34:
- the sufU gene encoding Zinc-dependent sulfurtransferase SufU, whose protein sequence is MADIYHEVILEHWKNPKNKGKIKNPDFTYEIYNPFCGDKIKIYIKANKNIIKDVKFEGKGCAISQAGASLLTEKVKNKSISYAKKLDKEDMLKMLNLKEISPIREKCMMISLNALKGALKNKK, encoded by the coding sequence ATGGCAGATATTTACCACGAAGTAATCCTTGAACACTGGAAAAATCCAAAAAACAAAGGAAAAATAAAAAATCCTGATTTTACTTATGAAATTTACAATCCGTTTTGTGGTGATAAAATTAAAATATATATTAAAGCAAACAAAAATATAATAAAAGACGTTAAGTTTGAAGGAAAAGGCTGCGCAATATCGCAGGCAGGAGCATCGCTTTTAACAGAAAAGGTTAAAAATAAAAGTATAAGTTACGCTAAAAAATTAGACAAAGAAGATATGTTGAAAATGTTGAACTTAAAAGAAATAAGTCCTATAAGAGAAAAATGCATGATGATATCTTTAAATGCTTTGAAAGGCGCTTTAAAAAATAAAAAATAA
- the sufC gene encoding Vegetative protein 296 produces the protein MLKIENLTAKIQEEKKEKTILKNVNIEFENGKVYAVMGPNGSGKSTLANVIMGHPAYSLNSNSKIIFNGKSIKNLPPEKRAKLGIFMAFQNPLSLSGVNIYQMLKYALSDKKVSIIEIKELVDKYAKKLKIQEELLERSLNEGFSGGEKKKMEALQAIILNPKVAIFDEIDTGVDVDALKLISKFLKEFQKDKIYIVITHYNRILKYLKPDKVIVIKQGEVAKIGDKTLATLIERKGYDII, from the coding sequence ATGCTAAAAATTGAAAATCTAACAGCCAAAATACAAGAAGAGAAAAAAGAAAAAACCATTCTTAAAAACGTAAATATTGAATTTGAAAACGGAAAAGTCTATGCTGTAATGGGCCCTAATGGCTCTGGAAAATCTACATTGGCAAATGTTATAATGGGACACCCTGCATATTCTTTGAACAGCAACTCAAAAATAATATTTAACGGAAAGAGCATAAAAAACCTTCCTCCTGAAAAAAGAGCAAAGCTTGGAATTTTTATGGCTTTTCAGAATCCCCTATCGCTATCTGGAGTAAATATTTACCAAATGCTAAAATACGCGCTCTCAGACAAAAAAGTTAGTATTATAGAAATAAAGGAATTGGTTGATAAATACGCAAAAAAATTAAAAATACAAGAAGAACTTTTAGAAAGGTCTTTGAACGAAGGATTCTCAGGAGGCGAAAAAAAGAAAATGGAAGCTTTGCAGGCAATTATTCTAAACCCAAAAGTTGCCATATTTGACGAAATAGATACAGGAGTTGATGTTGACGCCTTAAAACTAATATCTAAATTTTTAAAGGAGTTTCAAAAAGATAAAATTTATATTGTTATAACCCACTACAACAGAATTTTAAAGTACTTAAAGCCAGATAAAGTAATTGTTATAAAACAAGGGGAAGTTGCAAAAATAGGAGATAAAACATTAGCAACATTAATAGAAAGAAAAGGTTACGATATTATATAA
- the cymR gene encoding HTH-type transcriptional regulator CymR, with amino-acid sequence MKISSKLHYGVIILTRLAQSKRPMTAKEIAEIERLPKAYVEKLMKQLRKSGMLKSSRGRGKGYELAKNKKSITMLDIAKALGENINLVACLENSFLCPKSKSCSSEYLWREVKKAIEKTLKNITLNKLSKKYAKN; translated from the coding sequence ATGAAAATATCTTCCAAGCTCCATTATGGAGTCATTATTTTAACGAGATTGGCGCAAAGTAAAAGGCCAATGACAGCAAAAGAAATAGCAGAAATTGAAAGGTTGCCAAAAGCGTATGTTGAAAAACTAATGAAGCAGTTAAGAAAAAGCGGCATGTTAAAATCTTCCAGAGGACGCGGCAAAGGTTATGAATTGGCAAAAAATAAAAAATCAATAACAATGTTAGATATTGCAAAAGCACTTGGAGAAAATATAAACTTAGTTGCGTGCCTTGAAAATAGTTTTTTGTGCCCGAAATCAAAAAGCTGCTCTTCTGAATATTTATGGCGGGAAGTTAAAAAAGCAATAGAAAAAACTTTAAAAAACATAACATTAAATAAACTATCTAAAAAATATGCTAAAAATTGA
- the sufS gene encoding Cysteine desulfurase SufS: protein MAANNIKNFFPALKNNKNLVYLDSAAKALTLNKVIEKEKEYYEKYPANVFRGLYGLSIKATEEYEATRKIVAKFLGAKENEIVFTSGTTQGLNTIANGIKKFLKKGDEIIVSVAEHHSNFVPWQVLAKEKGIKFKVLNITSDGKIDIKNLEKSITKKTKVISLFHISNVTGAENNISKIAKIIKKKNKECVFVVDGAQSAPHKKIDVKKLGCDFFVFSAHKMLGPTGIGILWGKYKLLEKLEPQNYGGEMISFVKIKNTQFKDSPHKFEAGTPNIAGVIAFKEALLFLEKFGFNKIQKIEKSLVSYCFHKLKERFKNKIEIIGPQNAKNRHSLISFSIKGLHPHDIADILAKDNICVRAGHHCCQPLHNYLNLEASIRASFYLYNTKEDVDEFINSLEKAIKTFY, encoded by the coding sequence ATGGCTGCCAACAATATAAAAAACTTCTTCCCTGCCCTAAAAAACAACAAAAACCTTGTTTATCTTGATTCTGCCGCAAAGGCTTTAACTCTAAACAAAGTCATTGAAAAAGAAAAAGAATATTACGAAAAATATCCTGCAAATGTTTTTAGAGGTTTGTATGGTTTATCAATAAAGGCAACTGAAGAGTATGAGGCAACAAGAAAAATAGTTGCTAAGTTTTTGGGCGCAAAAGAAAATGAAATTGTTTTTACAAGCGGAACAACTCAGGGATTAAATACAATAGCAAACGGCATTAAAAAATTTTTAAAAAAAGGTGATGAAATAATTGTTTCTGTGGCAGAACATCATTCGAATTTTGTTCCATGGCAAGTTCTTGCAAAAGAAAAAGGAATAAAATTTAAGGTTTTAAATATAACAAGCGATGGAAAAATAGATATTAAAAACCTTGAAAAATCAATTACCAAAAAAACAAAGGTTATAAGTTTATTTCATATATCTAATGTAACAGGCGCTGAAAATAATATTTCGAAAATAGCAAAAATAATAAAAAAGAAAAATAAAGAGTGTGTGTTTGTTGTTGATGGCGCCCAAAGCGCTCCCCACAAAAAGATAGATGTTAAAAAATTAGGATGCGACTTTTTTGTTTTTTCTGCCCATAAAATGTTAGGTCCCACAGGAATTGGAATTTTATGGGGGAAATATAAACTTTTAGAAAAATTAGAACCTCAAAATTATGGAGGTGAAATGATATCCTTTGTAAAAATAAAAAACACGCAGTTCAAGGATTCTCCCCACAAGTTTGAGGCAGGAACGCCGAATATTGCAGGAGTAATAGCTTTCAAAGAAGCTTTGTTGTTTTTAGAAAAATTTGGATTTAATAAAATTCAGAAAATTGAAAAAAGTTTGGTAAGTTATTGCTTCCATAAATTAAAAGAAAGGTTTAAAAATAAAATAGAAATAATAGGACCGCAAAACGCAAAAAACAGGCATTCTCTCATATCTTTTTCAATAAAAGGCTTGCACCCTCATGATATAGCAGATATTTTAGCGAAAGATAATATATGTGTGAGAGCAGGCCATCACTGCTGCCAACCACTACATAATTATCTAAATTTAGAGGCCTCAATTAGGGCAAGTTTTTATCTATACAATACCAAAGAAGATGTAGATGAATTTATAAACTCTTTAGAAAAAGCAATAAAAACTTTTTATTAA
- the rbfA gene encoding Ribosome-binding factor A — MTERRLQRIKKRIGESVSGVLMGYDIFETDEIINVIDINVSKNISKVQIFVEIISSNGNSFDVLNKLNKISWMFDREIANALHLRKKIKVEFLLGVVRV; from the coding sequence ATGACAGAAAGAAGATTGCAAAGAATAAAGAAAAGAATAGGGGAATCAGTTAGCGGAGTATTAATGGGCTATGATATTTTTGAAACAGATGAGATTATAAATGTTATAGATATTAATGTTTCCAAAAATATTAGTAAGGTTCAGATTTTTGTTGAGATAATATCTTCTAATGGAAATAGTTTTGACGTTTTAAATAAACTAAATAAAATTTCTTGGATGTTTGATAGAGAAATAGCAAATGCTTTGCATTTAAGAAAAAAAATAAAAGTAGAATTTTTGTTGGGTGTAGTTAGAGTTTAA
- the sodA gene encoding Superoxide dismutase [Mn] encodes MKYTLPQLPYSYDALEPYIDATTMEIHHTKHHQAYIDKVNPILTKYPEFENKTLEEILRDLNNLNIDEKDKIIIRNHGGGTINHNLFWQIMGPQKEVDENLKKEVEETFGGVEEFKKIFSETALNHFGSGWAWLVKDENGKLKVYSLPNQDSPYLLGHIPIIGLDVWEHAYYLQYQNRRAEYIQNWWNVLKLL; translated from the coding sequence ATGAAATACACCTTACCACAACTACCCTACTCTTACGACGCTTTAGAACCTTACATTGACGCGACAACGATGGAAATACACCATACAAAACACCATCAAGCATATATCGATAAAGTAAATCCTATTTTGACAAAATATCCGGAATTTGAAAATAAAACTTTAGAAGAAATATTGAGAGATTTAAATAATCTAAACATCGACGAAAAAGACAAAATAATAATAAGAAATCATGGAGGTGGAACAATAAATCACAATCTATTCTGGCAAATAATGGGTCCTCAAAAAGAAGTAGATGAAAACCTAAAAAAAGAAGTTGAAGAAACTTTTGGCGGCGTGGAAGAGTTCAAAAAAATATTTTCAGAAACTGCTTTAAATCATTTTGGTTCTGGATGGGCCTGGCTTGTAAAAGATGAAAATGGTAAATTAAAAGTTTATTCTTTGCCAAATCAAGACTCTCCCTATTTACTCGGGCATATACCCATAATAGGGCTTGATGTTTGGGAACACGCTTATTACTTACAATACCAAAATAGAAGAGCAGAATACATACAAAATTGGTGGAATGTTTTAAAATTATTATAA
- the sufB gene encoding FeS cluster assembly protein SufB: MPKKIINDEYKYGFVMPERSVFKVEPGLSRDIVLQISKIKQEPSWMTDFRLKSYEHFVQRPMPTWGADLSKINFDKITYYIKPTEKTAKSWEELPPEIRETYEKIGVPEAERKFLAGVVSQYESESVYENIRKELKKLGVIFCDMDTALKKYPDLVKKYFGKLIPYNDNKFAALNSAVWSGGSFVYVPKNVKVPLPLQAYFRINAKNFGQFERTLIIADKGSFVHYTEGCMPAGSQILKEDGFANIEAIKPGDYVVNHKGELSKVSKVMTRKYKGPLYTIVPVSPYNNFSLTPEHPVLAIKRETVKARSKRKNNWLYEASSKKLIKAKPEFIPAKELKKGDFIVFPKVKINKKNVHLSDEEIEFLGYYLAEGNINYNKKIKQFVVRLTFGEKENNLIKRVGSLMEKISRKRVYMHDEKYKHAVSLSVYSKKLYDLCDYHCGKYAHLKELSKEIMELPTDKIKIFLNAYFKGDGNLCFKKSKNKASELNRISTASERLALQIQQLFTRIGIFAGIMIRKGGEDFIKGRKIERKNQYVIYFTTNKKWSMIRETKDYFIVPIREIKKGNYEGFVFNIEVEKTNSYLANGFAVHNCTAPIYSTHSLHAAVVEIFALEGARVRYTTVQNWSKNVYNLVTKRAQAEKNAIVEWVDCNLGSCVTMKYPGVVLKGKGAKGEVLSIAYAAGKQHQDTGAKMIHLAPNTSSRIISKSISKDGGRCSYRGLVFVGPKANNVKSYVSCDALILDEKSRSDTYPYMKILNKTAQIEHEATVEKIGEEKLFYLASRGIKKEDAENMLVNGFIEPVAKELPLEYAVELNRLIALEMSGSVG; encoded by the coding sequence ATGCCAAAGAAAATAATAAACGATGAATACAAATACGGGTTTGTAATGCCAGAAAGATCTGTTTTTAAGGTGGAGCCGGGATTGTCGCGAGATATTGTTTTGCAAATTTCAAAAATAAAACAAGAGCCATCTTGGATGACCGATTTTAGATTAAAATCTTACGAACACTTTGTGCAAAGGCCAATGCCAACTTGGGGTGCTGACTTATCTAAAATAAACTTTGATAAAATAACTTACTATATAAAACCAACTGAAAAAACTGCAAAAAGCTGGGAAGAACTTCCGCCTGAAATAAGGGAAACTTATGAAAAAATTGGCGTGCCAGAAGCAGAAAGAAAATTTTTGGCAGGCGTGGTCTCTCAATATGAATCTGAAAGCGTTTATGAAAATATAAGGAAAGAGTTAAAGAAACTTGGAGTTATTTTCTGCGACATGGATACTGCCCTAAAAAAATATCCTGACCTTGTTAAAAAATACTTTGGAAAACTAATTCCTTACAACGACAATAAATTTGCTGCTTTAAATTCTGCTGTTTGGTCTGGAGGATCTTTTGTTTATGTGCCAAAAAATGTTAAAGTTCCCCTACCCTTACAGGCTTACTTTAGAATTAATGCCAAAAACTTTGGCCAATTTGAAAGAACATTAATAATCGCAGATAAGGGAAGTTTTGTCCATTACACAGAGGGTTGTATGCCAGCAGGCTCTCAAATTTTAAAAGAAGATGGATTCGCAAATATAGAAGCAATAAAACCGGGAGATTATGTTGTAAACCATAAAGGAGAGCTATCAAAAGTTTCTAAGGTAATGACAAGGAAATATAAAGGTCCGCTTTACACCATAGTTCCCGTATCTCCATATAATAATTTTTCTTTAACTCCAGAACATCCTGTTTTAGCGATAAAAAGAGAAACAGTTAAAGCAAGAAGTAAAAGAAAAAATAATTGGCTTTATGAAGCATCGTCTAAAAAATTAATCAAAGCGAAACCAGAATTCATACCAGCAAAAGAACTTAAAAAAGGAGATTTTATAGTATTCCCTAAAGTTAAAATTAACAAAAAAAACGTGCATTTGAGCGATGAAGAAATAGAATTTTTAGGTTATTATCTTGCCGAAGGAAATATTAATTATAATAAAAAAATAAAACAATTCGTGGTTAGACTCACTTTCGGAGAAAAAGAAAATAATTTAATCAAAAGGGTTGGCTCCCTTATGGAAAAAATAAGCAGGAAAAGAGTTTATATGCACGATGAAAAATATAAACATGCGGTTAGTTTATCTGTATATTCTAAAAAGTTATATGATCTTTGTGATTACCACTGCGGCAAATATGCGCATCTTAAAGAACTAAGTAAAGAAATAATGGAACTGCCAACTGATAAAATAAAAATATTTTTAAACGCCTATTTTAAAGGAGATGGAAACTTATGTTTTAAAAAATCCAAAAATAAAGCAAGCGAATTAAATAGAATATCAACAGCGTCAGAAAGACTTGCCTTACAAATTCAACAACTTTTTACAAGAATTGGAATATTTGCCGGCATAATGATAAGAAAAGGAGGGGAAGATTTTATTAAAGGCAGAAAGATTGAGAGAAAAAATCAGTATGTAATTTACTTTACAACAAATAAAAAGTGGTCAATGATAAGAGAAACAAAAGATTATTTTATAGTGCCAATAAGAGAAATTAAAAAAGGAAATTATGAAGGTTTTGTGTTTAATATAGAGGTAGAAAAAACAAATTCATATTTGGCAAATGGGTTTGCGGTTCACAACTGCACCGCCCCAATTTACAGCACACATTCTTTACACGCTGCTGTTGTTGAAATTTTTGCTCTGGAGGGCGCAAGGGTTAGATATACAACTGTGCAAAATTGGAGTAAAAATGTTTATAACTTAGTAACCAAAAGGGCCCAAGCGGAAAAAAACGCAATTGTGGAGTGGGTCGATTGCAATTTGGGATCTTGTGTTACCATGAAGTACCCTGGGGTGGTTTTGAAAGGAAAAGGAGCAAAAGGGGAGGTGCTTTCAATTGCTTATGCCGCCGGCAAACAACACCAAGACACAGGCGCTAAAATGATACACTTGGCGCCAAACACAAGTTCAAGAATAATATCAAAATCAATATCAAAAGATGGCGGAAGGTGTTCATACAGAGGCTTAGTTTTTGTTGGACCAAAAGCGAACAACGTTAAATCTTATGTTTCTTGCGATGCCCTAATTTTAGACGAAAAATCAAGATCCGATACCTACCCTTATATGAAAATTTTAAACAAAACAGCGCAAATAGAACATGAAGCGACTGTTGAAAAAATAGGAGAAGAAAAATTGTTTTATCTTGCTTCCCGCGGAATTAAAAAAGAAGACGCAGAAAACATGCTGGTTAATGGTTTCATAGAACCTGTTGCAAAAGAACTGCCACTTGAATACGCGGTTGAACTTAACAGGCTTATAGCGCTTGAAATGTCAGGAAGCGTAGGATAA
- the sufD gene encoding FeS cluster assembly protein SufD: MEKIIKIIDKKYNNYKMSFKERGSYVVFILNSPGRYEFSLEKEGCGLKIIGLFIGKNSDNFEVKTTQIHKKRNCTSDLLIKSVLKDKAKFLYEGLIRIGKGAQKSFAYQKNENIILSKNAYVFSEPFLEIMANDVYCTHGSTTGQLDKEKVLYLKTRGIPEKKAEKLLLEGFCLDILKKIKNIEDKKLYSELEKEINKKLELLK, from the coding sequence ATGGAAAAGATTATAAAGATTATAGACAAAAAATACAACAATTATAAAATGAGTTTTAAAGAAAGGGGGAGTTATGTTGTTTTTATTTTGAATAGCCCCGGCAGGTATGAATTTTCGCTTGAAAAAGAAGGTTGTGGCCTGAAAATAATTGGCTTGTTTATTGGTAAAAACTCAGACAATTTTGAAGTTAAAACAACGCAAATTCACAAAAAAAGAAACTGCACGTCAGATCTTTTAATAAAAAGCGTTTTAAAAGACAAAGCAAAATTTTTATATGAAGGCCTAATAAGAATAGGAAAAGGTGCCCAAAAATCATTTGCTTATCAAAAAAACGAAAACATTATTCTTTCTAAAAACGCTTATGTTTTTTCAGAGCCGTTTTTGGAAATTATGGCAAACGATGTTTACTGCACGCATGGTTCCACCACAGGCCAACTTGATAAAGAAAAAGTCCTTTACTTGAAAACAAGAGGCATACCAGAAAAAAAAGCAGAAAAACTTTTATTGGAAGGATTTTGTTTGGATATTTTAAAGAAAATTAAAAACATAGAAGACAAAAAATTATATTCAGAATTAGAAAAAGAAATAAACAAAAAATTAGAATTGCTAAAATAA